A genomic window from Levilactobacillus yonginensis includes:
- a CDS encoding alpha/beta hydrolase fold domain-containing protein, whose amino-acid sequence MLNDTTTKQSLGYNEELKRLRSIKPTGKVDGVTNWIKERDPIHTFEPLVWETVAGIDENPQLPTDLFSLRQGTETSGQRDLTSVEMKVEMQQIVAMNRRVRVVRIARMDHLTADKALIYFHGGAYYGGTPEDVLLALKFVAEQANCVVYNVDYALAPEQPYPAGILDGLAVVAAMVKSYRHICVGGDSAGGSIALAVSQLCKSMGICTIESHLLFYPTVIQGSDLSGSLWDDHSIDVVPEQRDALHRSYQLFEQLDTIMSGYYVADQPVDLTAPLLSPLLADPATFKNVTLLVGEYDPFRLQDEVFVQQAGQANGDAHYFRYGGISHAFLNFTGNVPAVEDALAMGAKLI is encoded by the coding sequence ATGTTGAATGATACGACAACTAAGCAGTCATTGGGGTACAACGAAGAGTTGAAACGACTGCGAAGCATCAAGCCAACTGGCAAAGTAGATGGTGTTACCAATTGGATCAAGGAACGGGACCCCATCCACACCTTTGAACCACTGGTCTGGGAGACCGTGGCAGGCATCGATGAGAATCCACAATTGCCAACTGATTTGTTTAGTCTGCGGCAGGGAACCGAGACTAGCGGGCAACGTGATTTGACCAGCGTGGAAATGAAGGTTGAAATGCAACAGATTGTGGCCATGAATCGCCGGGTCCGTGTCGTTCGGATTGCCCGGATGGACCATCTGACCGCGGACAAGGCGTTGATTTACTTCCACGGCGGCGCCTACTATGGTGGGACACCCGAAGATGTCCTGTTGGCATTGAAATTTGTGGCAGAGCAAGCCAACTGCGTGGTGTACAACGTGGACTACGCGTTAGCCCCCGAACAACCCTATCCAGCCGGTATTCTGGATGGCTTGGCGGTTGTAGCGGCAATGGTCAAATCTTATCGGCACATTTGTGTGGGGGGCGACTCCGCTGGGGGATCGATTGCCTTAGCGGTCAGCCAGCTGTGTAAATCGATGGGTATCTGCACGATTGAAAGTCACCTATTATTTTACCCAACCGTCATTCAGGGCTCCGACTTGAGTGGTTCCCTGTGGGATGACCACAGCATTGACGTGGTTCCGGAGCAGCGAGACGCACTGCACCGTAGCTATCAGTTATTTGAACAACTTGACACTATCATGAGTGGCTATTACGTGGCGGATCAGCCGGTCGATTTAACGGCACCACTACTTTCCCCACTCCTAGCTGACCCAGCAACCTTTAAGAACGTCACACTGCTGGTCGGCGAGTACGATCCGTTCCGACTACAAGATGAGGTCTTCGTCCAGCAAGCCGGTCAGGCCAACGGGGATGCCCACTACTTCAGATACGGGGGTATCAGCCACGCTTTCCTAAACTTTACCGGAAATGTACCGGCAGTGGAGGACGCACTGGCTATGGGGGCTAAATTGATTTAA
- a CDS encoding alpha/beta hydrolase, whose translation MINHEFICGEPNFPVTVTLMQPAAIADFHNQPRRPLVILLPGGGYRFYSDRENEIVAFQYLAQGFTVAVVQYRLITAPPVLPTALIQLGMVVAEFHRHAADYGISSDHILLAGFSAGGHLAALYADLWPLLGWDCHVATTDLKIDALALAYPVIGLRLGWPTDEATRAAITANWPAHEADQLVTSQNPPTFIWTTADDETVPAVNTECYTAALRQNRVSVTSKIYPHGPHGLSLARAVTAFPREFDPTLGERFIRPDVAKWFTNEMAWLGELWHLDEFWLNQG comes from the coding sequence ATGATTAATCATGAATTTATTTGCGGCGAGCCGAACTTTCCGGTCACCGTGACACTCATGCAACCGGCCGCCATCGCTGATTTTCACAACCAGCCGCGGCGGCCGTTGGTGATTCTATTGCCGGGTGGTGGTTATCGCTTTTACTCGGATAGAGAAAATGAAATTGTGGCGTTCCAATACTTGGCACAGGGGTTCACCGTAGCGGTTGTCCAATACCGCTTGATAACGGCCCCACCGGTGTTACCAACCGCGTTGATTCAACTGGGGATGGTGGTAGCTGAATTTCACCGCCACGCAGCGGATTATGGTATCAGTTCAGATCACATCCTGTTGGCTGGATTTTCGGCTGGTGGTCACTTAGCAGCTCTATATGCAGACCTCTGGCCGTTACTAGGCTGGGATTGTCACGTAGCGACGACCGATTTGAAGATCGATGCGTTAGCCTTGGCGTATCCGGTCATTGGCTTGCGATTAGGCTGGCCGACTGACGAGGCAACCAGAGCTGCCATTACAGCCAATTGGCCCGCTCACGAAGCAGATCAATTGGTGACATCGCAGAATCCACCAACGTTCATCTGGACAACAGCGGACGACGAAACGGTGCCAGCAGTGAACACAGAGTGCTATACGGCAGCTCTTCGACAGAATAGAGTTTCCGTAACCAGTAAAATATATCCCCACGGCCCCCACGGACTGAGCCTAGCTCGGGCGGTCACGGCATTTCCCAGAGAATTTGATCCGACTTTAGGGGAGCGGTTCATTCGGCCGGACGTGGCGAAATGGTTTACCAACGAAATGGCTTGGCTAGGGGAACTCTGGCACCTGGATGAGTTTTGGTTGAATCAGGGCTGA